From one Rosa rugosa chromosome 4, drRosRugo1.1, whole genome shotgun sequence genomic stretch:
- the LOC133744803 gene encoding uncharacterized protein LOC133744803, whose product MAINYVSLLTSVVADVGIQYKETKLQQLYLSLAPRERLGTKEKQHQQKKLSRRRRGSKSPSRSSSSSSSGSSSRSYSRDRDSNCTSRSRTRSPSPPQRRRPGFKSRTNERKRLSYTTRKEPREERVVKATERTNSEKEKASVLRKQKFTDMANKAVSRYDRDPDYRFLHERVSDLFAACLKSDLENLNSNELNNISLAAKWCPSLESSFDRATLLCERIAKKVFPRESCPEYDGVLEQHYAYRVRDRLRKEVLVPLRKALELPEVYIGARKWRSLPYNRVPSVAMKLYKETFFKHDLVRFSKYLVDAKAGKTTIAAGALLPHEIIASNSRGSDGVAELQWKRMVEDLVKKGQLKNCLAVCDVSGSMEGLPRDVSVALGLLVSELSQKPWKGKVITFSEKPELHLIEGEDLKSKCKFMRSMDSGFNTDFQKVFDLILRVAVKGNLKPEDMIKRVFVFSDMEFDEANHESTWETDYEAIQRRFKRNGYGNVVPQIVFWNLRHSMSTPVTEKQPGVAMLSGFSKNLLKLFLDNDGEVSPDMAMELAISGDEYQKLAVVD is encoded by the exons atggctatcaATTATGTTTCTCTCCTTACTTCAGTTGTTGCCGATGTGGGGATTCAATACAAAGAAACTAAACTACAGcagctctatctctctctcgctcCAAGAGAAAGATTAGGAACAAAGGAAAA ACAACATCAACAAAAGAAACTCTCCCGCCGCCGTAGAGGTTCAAAATCTCCGTCACGTTCAAGTTCTAGCTCAAGTTCTGGCTCAAGTTCTAGGTCATACTCAAGAGATAGAGATAGCAACTGTACGTCTCGATCAAGAACACGATCTCCGTCGCCCCCGCAGCGGCGGAGGCCAGGTTTTAAGTCGAGAACCAACGAAAGGAAGAGGCTGAGTTACACCACCCGGAAGGAGCCGAGGGAGGAGAGGGTGGTGAAGGCGACGGAGAGGACAAACTCGGAAAAGGAAAAGGCAAGTGTTTTGAGAAAACAGAAATTCACTGACATGGCAAACAAGGCCGTCTCGAGATACGATCGCGACCCGGATTACCGGTTCCTCCACGAGCGCGTCTCGGATCTCTTTGCCGCTTGCTTGAAATCCGACCTCGAAAATCTCAACTCTAATGAGCTCAACAACATCAGCCTCGCCGCCAAGTGGTGCCCTTCGCTCGAATCGTCTTTTGATCGCGCCACTCTCCTCTGCGAAAGGATTGCAAAGAAGGTTTTCCCGCGCGAGTCGTGTCCGGAATACGACGGCGTTTTGGAGCAGCATTATGCTTACAGAGTCCGGGACCGGCTGAGGAAGGAAGTGCTTGTTCCTTTAAGGAAGGCTCTGGAGTTACcggaggtttatataggggcaCGAAAATGGAGGTCCCTTCCTTACAATAGGGTCCCCTCCGTGGCCATGAAGCTTTACAAGGAAACGTTTTTTAAGCACGACCTTGTGAGGTTTTCGAAGTATTTGGTTGATGCAAAGGCCGGGAAGACCACCATTGCTGCTGGTGCTCTGCTGCCGCACGAGATCATTGCCTCGAATTCAAGAGGCAGTGATGGCGTGGCGGAGCTTCAGTGGAAGAGGATGGTGGAGGATTTGGTGAAGAAGGGGCAGCTGAAGAACTGCTTGGCTGTGTGTGACGTGTCAGGCAGCATGGAGGGGCTTCCTAGGGATGTGAGTGTGGCCTTGGGGCTTTTGGTTTCGGAATTAAGCCAAAAGCCGTGGAAAGGGAAGGTCATCACTTTTAGTGAGAAGCCTGAGCTGCATTTGATTGAAGGTGAAGATTTGAAGTCAAAGTGTAAGTTTATGAGGTCAATGGACTCGGGGTTCAACACCGATTTTCAAAAGGTGTTTGATCTGATACTTAGAGTGGCTGTAAAGGGGAACTTGAAGCCTGAGGATATGATAAAGAGGGTGTTTGTGTTTAGTGACATGGAGTTTGACGAGGCTAATCATGAGAGTACTTGGGAGACGGATTATGAGGCGATTCAGAGGAGGTTCAAGAGGAATGGTTATGGGAATGTGGTGCCTCAGATTGTGTTTTGGAATCTGAGGCACTCTATGTCTACGCCGGTGACGGAGAAGCAACCTGGGGTGGCAATGTTGAGTGGCTTTTCAAAGAATTTGTTGAAGTTGTTCTTGGATAATGATGGGGAAGTTAGCCCGGATATGGCCATGGAGTTGGCCATCTCCGGCGATGAGTATCAGAAGCTGGCCGTGGTCGACTGA
- the LOC133743409 gene encoding RGG repeats nuclear RNA binding protein A isoform X1 → MATANPFDLLGDDDNDDVSQLAAKVVAPAAAAQPKKGAPAQAVQPAKSAKLPSKPLPPAQAVREGGRGGGRGGGRGFGGEGRGYGEGRGYGGRGRGGGYNRDRGSDENTNGFSGGGYSKPEEGDRDVSERRGGYGAPRGSFRGGRRGGFSNGEDAEGERPRRTFDRHSGTGRGANFKRDGAGRGNWGTPTDEIASEIEAGTEVEKDVGAEKQLGENEAADASKENPVEEPEEKEPEEKEMTLEEYEKVLEEKRKALAALKTEERKVDLDKELKSMQQLSSKKTNDEIFIKLGSEKDKRKEAAEKEERAKKSVSINEFLKPAEGENQRFYGGRNRGRGGRGSRGGNSGGHGGYSSNVQAPPIADPGHFPSLGGK, encoded by the exons ATGGCAACCGCGAACCCTTTCGATCTGTTGGGCGATGACGACAACGATGACGTAAGTCAACTCGCTGCTAAGGTGGTGGCTCCTGCCGCCGCCGCCCAGCCCAAGAAGGGTGCCCCGGCCCAAGCTGTTCAGCCGGCTAAGTCCGCCAAGCTCCCCTCCAAGCCTCTCCCTCCTGCTCAAGCTG TGAGGGAAGGTGGGCGTGGAGGTGGCCGTGGTGGCGGCCGAGGGTTTGGTGGTGAGGGCCGTGGATATGGTGAGGGCCGTGGGTATGGTGGTCGTGGACGTGGTGGTGGATATAATCGGGATCGTGGCAGCGATGAGAACACCAATGGTTTCTCGGGTGGAGGGTACAGCAAACCCGAAGAGGGGGATAGGGATGTTTCTGAAAGGCGTGGTGGCTACGGGGCACCTCGTGGTTCCTTCCGTGGTGGACGCCGTGGTGGCTTTAGCAATGGAGAGGATGCAGAAGGGGAGCGTCCTCGGAGGACATTTGACCGTCACAGTGGCACTGGACGTGG AGCTAACTTTAAACGTGATGGAGCTGGTCGTGGGAATTGGGGAACTCCCACTGATGAAATTGCTTC GGAGATAGAGGCTGGCACTGAAGTTGAGAAGGATGTTGGTGCTGAGAAGCAGTTGGGAGAGAATGAGGCTGCTGATGCCAGCAAGGAGAATCCTGTGGAAGAGCCAGAAGAGAAGGAGCCTGAGGAAAAG GAGATGACTCTGGAAGAGTATGAGAAGGTTCTTGAAGAGAAGAGGAAGGCTCTGGCTGCACTTAAGACTGAGGAGAGAAAGGTTGACTTGGACAAAGAGTTGAAGTCTATGCAGCAGCTCTCAAGCAAGAAGACAAATGATGAAATTTTTATCAAGCTG GGTTCTGAAAAGGATAAACGCAAGGAAGCTGCTGAGAAGGAGGAGAGAGCCAAGAAG TCTGTTAGCATAAATGAATTCCTGAAGCCTGCTGAAGGGGAGAACCAGAGGTTCTATGGTGGTCGTAATCGGGGCCGTGGAGGCCGTGGTTCAAGAGGCGGAAACAGTGGAGGACATGGAGGTTACTCGAGCAATGTGCAAGCACCGCCCATTGCAGATCCTGGCCACTTCCCATCCCTTGGTGGCAAATGA
- the LOC133743409 gene encoding RGG repeats nuclear RNA binding protein A isoform X2, with translation MATANPFDLLGDDDNDDVSQLAAKVVAPAAAAQPKKGAPAQAVQPAKSAKLPSKPLPPAQAVREGGRGGGRGGGRGFGGEGRGYGEGRGYGGRGRGGGYNRDRGSDENTNGFSGGGYSKPEEGDRDVSERRGGYGAPRGSFRGGRRGGFSNGEDAEGERPRRTFDRHSGTGRGEIEAGTEVEKDVGAEKQLGENEAADASKENPVEEPEEKEPEEKEMTLEEYEKVLEEKRKALAALKTEERKVDLDKELKSMQQLSSKKTNDEIFIKLGSEKDKRKEAAEKEERAKKSVSINEFLKPAEGENQRFYGGRNRGRGGRGSRGGNSGGHGGYSSNVQAPPIADPGHFPSLGGK, from the exons ATGGCAACCGCGAACCCTTTCGATCTGTTGGGCGATGACGACAACGATGACGTAAGTCAACTCGCTGCTAAGGTGGTGGCTCCTGCCGCCGCCGCCCAGCCCAAGAAGGGTGCCCCGGCCCAAGCTGTTCAGCCGGCTAAGTCCGCCAAGCTCCCCTCCAAGCCTCTCCCTCCTGCTCAAGCTG TGAGGGAAGGTGGGCGTGGAGGTGGCCGTGGTGGCGGCCGAGGGTTTGGTGGTGAGGGCCGTGGATATGGTGAGGGCCGTGGGTATGGTGGTCGTGGACGTGGTGGTGGATATAATCGGGATCGTGGCAGCGATGAGAACACCAATGGTTTCTCGGGTGGAGGGTACAGCAAACCCGAAGAGGGGGATAGGGATGTTTCTGAAAGGCGTGGTGGCTACGGGGCACCTCGTGGTTCCTTCCGTGGTGGACGCCGTGGTGGCTTTAGCAATGGAGAGGATGCAGAAGGGGAGCGTCCTCGGAGGACATTTGACCGTCACAGTGGCACTGGACGTGG GGAGATAGAGGCTGGCACTGAAGTTGAGAAGGATGTTGGTGCTGAGAAGCAGTTGGGAGAGAATGAGGCTGCTGATGCCAGCAAGGAGAATCCTGTGGAAGAGCCAGAAGAGAAGGAGCCTGAGGAAAAG GAGATGACTCTGGAAGAGTATGAGAAGGTTCTTGAAGAGAAGAGGAAGGCTCTGGCTGCACTTAAGACTGAGGAGAGAAAGGTTGACTTGGACAAAGAGTTGAAGTCTATGCAGCAGCTCTCAAGCAAGAAGACAAATGATGAAATTTTTATCAAGCTG GGTTCTGAAAAGGATAAACGCAAGGAAGCTGCTGAGAAGGAGGAGAGAGCCAAGAAG TCTGTTAGCATAAATGAATTCCTGAAGCCTGCTGAAGGGGAGAACCAGAGGTTCTATGGTGGTCGTAATCGGGGCCGTGGAGGCCGTGGTTCAAGAGGCGGAAACAGTGGAGGACATGGAGGTTACTCGAGCAATGTGCAAGCACCGCCCATTGCAGATCCTGGCCACTTCCCATCCCTTGGTGGCAAATGA